One window of the Microplitis demolitor isolate Queensland-Clemson2020A chromosome 10, iyMicDemo2.1a, whole genome shotgun sequence genome contains the following:
- the LOC128668838 gene encoding uncharacterized protein LOC128668838: protein MATQDKITKQRAARAKLPEAKKRRNLLAKNKEASRQNKERQEGLQYQSNCGLLMSIDYNNVNINTKTLYSKLRNVVITSDNCGLVYFDIETSGFSSTSDILQIAAKFKEKTFNVYIKPTQPIDHQAFKLTGLVNINGNLYLYGKLVQSITLKEASISLLQFLNFSSKSCILVAHNARFDSSHLLRAIINSSMIEDFQKIAGVSDTVSLLKKRFSNHKGPDLFKLEKLISDFLQVQPT from the coding sequence ATGGCAACAcaagataaaataacaaaacaaagAGCAGCAAGAGCTAAACTACCGGAAGCCAAAAAACGGCGAAATTTATTGGCAAAGAATAAAGAAGCTTCCCGACAAAATAAGGAAAGACAAGAAGGACTACAGTATCAATCAAATTGTGGACTTTTGATGAGCATAGActataataatgttaatattaacaCTAAAACACTGTATAGTAAATTGCGTAATGTTGTTATTACGTCTGACAATTGCGGCTTAGTGTATTTTGACATAGAAACATCTGGATTTTCAAGCACATCAGACATTTTGCAAATAGCAgcgaaatttaaagaaaaaacatttaatgtgTATATTAAACCAACGCAGCCGATTGATCACCAGGCATTTAAACTAACAGGGTTAGTAAATATCAatggtaatttatatttatatggtaAATTAGTACAGTCTATCACCTTAAAAGAAGCGTCAATTTCATTGCtgcaatttttgaacttttcatCTAAATCTTGCATACTTGTCGCGCATAACGCACGTTTTGATTCATCTCATCTTCTTCGAGCtattataaattcatcaatgatagaagactttcaaaaaattgctggAGTTTCAGATACTGTAagtcttttaaaaaaacgctTTTCAAATCACAAAGGACCAGATTTATTTAAGCTTGAAAAGTTAATAAGTGACTTTTTACAAGTACAACcaacttaa